One segment of Leptospirillum ferrooxidans C2-3 DNA contains the following:
- a CDS encoding acetate/propionate family kinase has product MKVLVVNPGSSTIKLSLWNGNKRTVTSTVPFHDRPDILEKAISTSFSGISDSFPGAIGVRVVHGGPAFGNPVLAGEGILENLEALRPLSPLHTDGAIRTIKALKQTFPGCPIVLSFDTAFHRTLPAISSRYPVPEAWVRDHGVRRYGFHGLSYDYLSHRLKELFKPEKIERTVALHLGNGASACAIHSGISVDTTMGLTPMEGLMMGTRSGSIDPGIPFYLGTKGLSSGEIEQDLNHRSGLLGVSGLDSDLIILEKAFHSGHSGAGLALSMFARKAAQSVSQMATSMGGLSCLVFSGGIGENSSLMREWICRDLGFLGIFLDSVKNGESLETSPDRVLSHAGSRVCVVVISAQEDWTISRDTHLVLGHSF; this is encoded by the coding sequence GTGAAAGTGCTTGTCGTCAACCCAGGTTCATCAACTATCAAGCTGTCATTGTGGAATGGCAATAAAAGAACCGTAACTTCCACGGTGCCATTTCACGATCGTCCGGATATTCTGGAAAAGGCGATATCCACTTCTTTCTCCGGAATATCGGACAGTTTTCCGGGGGCAATCGGAGTGAGGGTTGTTCACGGTGGGCCTGCATTCGGAAACCCGGTCCTTGCAGGGGAAGGAATCCTTGAGAACCTCGAGGCTCTTCGCCCTCTTTCGCCTTTGCATACAGATGGTGCTATTCGTACGATCAAGGCTTTGAAGCAAACTTTTCCGGGTTGCCCTATTGTGTTGTCCTTTGATACAGCCTTTCATCGAACGCTCCCGGCAATCTCGAGCCGATACCCTGTTCCGGAAGCTTGGGTTCGGGATCATGGAGTCAGACGGTATGGCTTTCATGGACTGTCCTACGATTATCTCTCCCACCGTTTGAAAGAGCTTTTTAAACCAGAGAAAATCGAGCGTACGGTTGCTCTCCATCTTGGCAATGGAGCTTCTGCTTGCGCGATTCATTCCGGGATCTCTGTGGATACAACAATGGGACTGACTCCGATGGAAGGACTGATGATGGGGACACGGTCCGGTTCCATCGACCCCGGAATTCCGTTTTATCTGGGGACAAAAGGTCTGTCATCCGGGGAGATTGAACAGGATCTGAACCATCGCTCAGGTCTTTTGGGTGTCTCCGGCCTTGATAGTGATCTGATTATTCTGGAAAAAGCCTTCCATTCAGGACATAGTGGGGCAGGGTTGGCGTTGTCCATGTTCGCAAGAAAAGCGGCGCAGTCGGTTTCCCAGATGGCGACATCCATGGGGGGCCTTTCCTGTCTGGTTTTTTCCGGTGGAATCGGAGAGAACTCAAGTTTGATGAGGGAGTGGATTTGCCGGGATCTGGGGTTTTTGGGGATCTTCCTTGATTCAGTCAAAAACGGGGAGAGCCTGGAGACATCGCCTGATAGAGTGCTCTCGCATGCCGGCTCCCGAGTGTGTGTGGTTGTCATTTCCGCACAGGAAGACTGGACCATTTCGAGAGATACCCATCTTGTTCTAGGACATTCTTTTTAG